TTTTTAACATGAATATCCTTTGTTGTGTTGAATTGTGATAAAAAGAAAACTCCCTATTTTGCATGGTTTATAGTTTATGGCAATTGTTGTATAAGGCAAGTTCTAATTTGGTTCCCATTGGAAATAATTGAAATTGGTTAGGCTGACGGGTATGATTAAAAGTCTGAAAATAGCGATCTGTACGTTCTTTTTCCTAAAATTCCATCTATTAGTAAATAGATGCTCATGAGCCAAGTAGCCTATAAAAGGGTATTACTTGGCTTAAATGTTTACTTGCAATTTTAGCCAAGTATGGGTTAAAATAGACGTGGTTGGCTAAAAAATGGGGCGCCCAGCGAAAACGTAAGTGAAGCTGGGGTTAAAAAATAAGGATATCAGTATGAAACCATTACGCATAAAAATAAAGAAAAATTTTATTGGCAGAACTGGTGAATTAGAGCGTTTACACAAGATCGGGGCGGCCCATGAAGCATGTATTATTATTATGTACGGGCGCAGACGAATTGGTAAAACAGAATTACTTGAGCAGGCGTTCCGGGACAGAAATTTATTAAAATTTGAAGGAATAGAAGGGTTGTCACAAAAGGCACAATTGGCCCATGCTATTAATCAGTTAGCAAAATATGCTGAAAGCAGATTGTTGACCAAAACGGTTTTGGATAGTTGGAAAGAGTTTTTTGAGGTTTTGTATGATTATACTCGCAAAGGTACGTGGACCATTTATTTAGAAGAATTACAATGGCTTGCGCGCTATGATGACGCATTAATTGCAGAATTAAAGTATGTGTGGGATAATTATTTTCGTCATAATCCAAAACTTATCATTGTACTCTGTGGCTCAGCGCCATCATTTATGATTGATCATGTATTGCATTCTAAGGCATTGTACAATAGATCGCAGCATGAATTTCACCTCAAAGAATTTAACGTATACGAAACAAAAGAATTTCTTAAAAAGCGTAGCAACAGAGAAGTGTTTGATGCGTATTTAACCGTTGGCGGTGTTCCTGAATATTTAAAATGGATCAATAAAGATTCTTCAGTCTTTATTAGTTTGTGTAAAAATTCTTTCATGTCAGGAAGTTTTTTCTCGCGGGAATATGAACGTATTTTCACCAGTAGCATGTCTAACAATAAATATTATCGCGCGATTATTGATATTTTAAGCATCAAAAAGTTTGCAACACGGACAGAATTGACTGACTTGCTCGGTGTTTCCTCAGGTGGTAGTTTGACCAATGTATTGCTTGATTTAGAAAAATCCGGTTTTATTACGCATTATT
The nucleotide sequence above comes from Candidatus Babeliales bacterium. Encoded proteins:
- a CDS encoding ATP-binding protein, with translation MKPLRIKIKKNFIGRTGELERLHKIGAAHEACIIIMYGRRRIGKTELLEQAFRDRNLLKFEGIEGLSQKAQLAHAINQLAKYAESRLLTKTVLDSWKEFFEVLYDYTRKGTWTIYLEELQWLARYDDALIAELKYVWDNYFRHNPKLIIVLCGSAPSFMIDHVLHSKALYNRSQHEFHLKEFNVYETKEFLKKRSNREVFDAYLTVGGVPEYLKWINKDSSVFISLCKNSFMSGSFFSREYERIFTSSMSNNKYYRAIIDILSIKKFATRTELTDLLGVSSGGSLTNVLLDLEKSGFITHYYPFNLEETTMLTRYTIDDNYMHFYCKFIKPLQKNIATGTYDANPKVALKVDSYIKWLGFAFERFCRKYHHVIAKILFFSGVHYRSGVFFSRATDKENPGYQIDLIFDRADNVYTICEMKYFQGKVGTSVIAEFEKKLSLFPNKGNKTIHKVLICSEGAEDSLIKRAYFDDIITCSQLLDPRNWG